The Amycolatopsis tolypomycina region CGTGGTTGATCATGCCGGTGCCATGCCCTCCCGGTAGGCGTTCACCGACTCTGTCAGGCGGTCGAGCTCGGTCCGCATCCGGGCCACCCCGGCGTCGTCGAGGCTCATGGCCGTGCCGATCACGTCGGGGATGCCGCGCGCCTTCTCGCGCAGCGCCTTGCCGGTTTCCGTCAGGCTGATCCGGACCGAGCGCTCGTCGTCGGCCTGCCGGTTCCGGACCACCAGTCCGGCCGTCTGCAGGCGCTTGAGCAGCGGCGACAGCGTCCCGGAATCGAGGTTCAGCTCGGCGCCGAGCTCCTTGACCATGCGGTGGTCCCGCTCCCAGAGCGCCAGCATGACCAGGTACTGCGGATAGGTCAGATCGAGGTCTTCCAGGACGGCCCGGTACAGCGACGTCACGGCCCGAGACGCCGCGTACAGCCCGAAGCAGAGCTGGTCGTCCAGCCGTAGCGATGCCATGGCGTCCTCCTCTCTCGTGACTTCCATGGTCCTCGGCCTGGCCGCGGGAGGCAACTCAAGTGCCCTGCATCTCATTGAGCTCAAATTAGTTGTGCACAACTGAGTTGCGAGCTACCTTCGTGGCATCAGCTTCCAGTCCGAGGAGGACGAGATGACCGCCAACCCGCACAACCTGGCCCTCGAACCGGCCGCGCAGGCGTTCGCCGAGGCCACCGACCAGCCGCCGTACCTGTTCCAGCTGCCGCCGGAGGAGGGCCGCAAGGCCGTCGACGGCGTCCAGGACGGCGACGTCGCCATGGCGCCGGCCGAGATCGAGGTGCTGCGCGTCCCGGGCGGCCCGAACGGCGACGTCGAGACGCGGATCGTCCGCCCGGCAGGCGTTTCCGGCCCGCTGCCGGTGATCGTCTACATCCACGGCGCCGGCTGGGTGTTCGGCGACTTCCACACCCACGAGCGGCTGGTGCGCGAGCTCGCCGCCGGCGTCGGCGCGGCCGTCGTCTTCCCCGAATACAGCCGTTCGCCCGAGGCGCGCTACCCGATCGCCATCGAGGAGAACTACGCCGTGGCGAAGTGGGTTGCCCAGCACGGCGCGGAGAAGGGGCTCGACACCTCGCGCATCGCGATCGCGGGCGACTCCGTCGGCGGGAACATGAC contains the following coding sequences:
- a CDS encoding alpha/beta hydrolase: MTANPHNLALEPAAQAFAEATDQPPYLFQLPPEEGRKAVDGVQDGDVAMAPAEIEVLRVPGGPNGDVETRIVRPAGVSGPLPVIVYIHGAGWVFGDFHTHERLVRELAAGVGAAVVFPEYSRSPEARYPIAIEENYAVAKWVAQHGAEKGLDTSRIAIAGDSVGGNMTAALTILAKQRGDVTFKQQVLFYPVTDANFDTESYLKFAEGYFLGREGMKWFWDQYTTDPAQRAEITASPLRASLDELAGLPPALVITGEADVLRDEGEAYAAKLRQAGVPVTAVRYQGIIHDFVMVNALRETHAAEAAITQAVTVLARTFTK
- a CDS encoding MarR family winged helix-turn-helix transcriptional regulator, which gives rise to MASLRLDDQLCFGLYAASRAVTSLYRAVLEDLDLTYPQYLVMLALWERDHRMVKELGAELNLDSGTLSPLLKRLQTAGLVVRNRQADDERSVRISLTETGKALREKARGIPDVIGTAMSLDDAGVARMRTELDRLTESVNAYREGMAPA